The Thermoleophilia bacterium genome contains the following window.
AAGCCTCAAGGGTCACGCTTTCAGGCTCCACTTCCAAATGCTCCACCAGGATCGCGCGCACTTTTGCCAAGATCTCGTCTTTGGTCATTTGTGACTCCTCACTTTCGCTTCCTATCCCTTGCAAACGTGGCTACGCCGCCCAAAACGGGCTCTATTGTATCAACGCAAACAGCCGCAACATGACGAGTGCGCTTCTTGCTGCCACCTTACAAGATTTCGGCTCCGCCCTCTGTGGTGCGAGCGACCTCAGCCTCCACAGCAGGAAGTACCCCTTTCTGTATGGCCTCTGCACCAAAGCGAAGCGCGTTGGCAATGGCCCGGCGGGAAGAATTCCCGTGGCAGATGACTACCAGTCCCTTAACACCCAATAGATAGGTTCCCCCGTATTCCTCCGGATCCAAGCTGCTGCGCAGCTGCCGGAGAGCCGGGCGAAGCAAGAGACCGCCGACCTTGGTCAACATATTGGCGTTGGCCGCCGTCTTTACCCTGCGAAATATCGACGAAGCGCACCCCTCCAGCAATTTGAGAGCCACATTTCCCGTAAATCCATCCGTAACCACAACATCGGCGGCGCCAGTCAAAAGGTCCCTTCCCTCAACGTTGCCCACAAAGACGAGACCCGAGGCCTCGAGCAGCTTGTAGGCCGCTCTGGCAAGTTCGTTACCTTTTGCAGGCTCCTCCCCGATGTTAAGAAGGCCAACTCGGGGCTGGGCAATGCCGAGAACAGTGCGAGCAAAGGCGCTGCCTAAGCGTGCAAATTCCAAGAGATGCTCCGGCCGACAGTCGGCATTGGCTCCCGCATCCAACAGAGCGACGGGTCCGCTTTCTCCCGGAATAGTCGTGACAATCGCCGGGCGACGAATGTTGCCTGCACGTCTGATCACAAGAAGGGAAGCGGCCAAAACGGCGCCAGTGCTCCCTGCGGACACAAATCCCTGCGAGCGGCCCTCAGCCACAGTTCTAGCTCCCACGACAATCGAAGAGTCCGGCATGTTTTTCACGGCTGCGGCCGGCTCGTCCTCGCAGGTTATCACCGTCCGGCTTGGGACTACCTCAACATAAGAACGCCCCGCATGCTCCCCTAGTAAAGGACTCAGCACTTCAGGCCGCCCTACCAGTAAGACACGAAGCCGTGGGCCAGCAACTTCAAGAGCTCCCGCCACTATCTCCTCAGGAGCATGGTCGCCGCCCTCCGCGTCGAGCGTTAAGACAACTGCCTGAGCCTCTGGCGACCGCTCGGGCGCGGGTACATGCTCGGGGACAGAGACAGGCCGGCCAGCATCGGGCCCAGGACTGGTTCTTGCGTGGTTCATAGGCATCAACTTACCAGTGCGATTGGGTTGTGACTTGCTTTACCCAGACTACCGCGTCAAACGAGCAGTCACAAGTAACTGGGACCGGTTAGAAACAGAGCGCGGAGAGGCGCGTCAAATTTCCGTAAAAGCC
Protein-coding sequences here:
- the plsX gene encoding phosphate acyltransferase PlsX, encoding MNHARTSPGPDAGRPVSVPEHVPAPERSPEAQAVVLTLDAEGGDHAPEEIVAGALEVAGPRLRVLLVGRPEVLSPLLGEHAGRSYVEVVPSRTVITCEDEPAAAVKNMPDSSIVVGARTVAEGRSQGFVSAGSTGAVLAASLLVIRRAGNIRRPAIVTTIPGESGPVALLDAGANADCRPEHLLEFARLGSAFARTVLGIAQPRVGLLNIGEEPAKGNELARAAYKLLEASGLVFVGNVEGRDLLTGAADVVVTDGFTGNVALKLLEGCASSIFRRVKTAANANMLTKVGGLLLRPALRQLRSSLDPEEYGGTYLLGVKGLVVICHGNSSRRAIANALRFGAEAIQKGVLPAVEAEVARTTEGGAEIL